The following are encoded together in the Flavihumibacter fluvii genome:
- a CDS encoding DinB family protein, whose product MISALTGEFKQELANTRKILERVPQAHFAWKPHEKSMSLLRLASHIADMARWATFTFKYDGLDFSGDYPKVPQINTNADLIAFFDQVKEEALATLEQANDADLKDNWTLRNGDQVIFTMPKGVVLRSMVFNHIIHHRGQLTVYLRLLDVPVPGLYGPSADER is encoded by the coding sequence ATGATCAGTGCACTTACCGGCGAATTCAAACAGGAACTGGCCAATACCCGGAAAATATTAGAAAGGGTTCCACAAGCACATTTTGCATGGAAACCGCACGAAAAATCGATGTCACTATTAAGACTGGCATCGCATATTGCTGATATGGCCAGATGGGCCACCTTTACTTTCAAATACGATGGACTTGACTTTTCCGGTGATTATCCAAAAGTTCCACAGATTAATACAAATGCCGACCTTATTGCATTTTTCGACCAGGTGAAGGAAGAAGCATTAGCAACGCTTGAGCAGGCGAATGACGCTGATTTAAAAGACAACTGGACGCTAAGAAACGGGGACCAGGTCATATTTACCATGCCCAAGGGTGTGGTATTAAGGAGTATGGTATTTAACCACATCATTCACCACCGTGGACAATTAACTGTTTACCTGCGCTTACTGGATGTACCTGTTCCTGGTTTGTATGGTCCGTCTGCTGATGAAAGATAA
- a CDS encoding geranylgeranylglycerol-phosphate geranylgeranyltransferase — protein MKLIGAFFRLIRWPNLFFITVTQVLFYSCILVPSASGGNSMLQWNMPLKLDPAYFILLVISSVCIAAAGYIINDYFDLNIDQVNKPDSIVIQRIIKRRWAIIWHLVLSFIGVGLAFYLSWQLKNPVIGFANFGCVLMLWLYSTSFKKQLLIGNVLISILTAWVILVIYFAELSVSRFGEPLYRDTIKSVFKFTIIYSSFAFIISLIREVVKDIEDREGDARYGCRTMPIVWGVPATKMFVMVWLFVLGTALLIIQLYGLLKGWWIGSLYCIGLVILPLVHILLKLKAANTTDQFHQLSSKIKWVMLAGILSMVFFKWYL, from the coding sequence TTGAAACTCATTGGCGCATTTTTTCGACTCATCAGGTGGCCGAATCTTTTTTTCATCACCGTAACACAGGTTTTGTTTTATTCCTGTATCCTGGTGCCCTCTGCTAGCGGGGGTAACAGCATGCTACAGTGGAATATGCCATTAAAACTCGATCCGGCTTACTTCATCTTACTGGTCATATCATCAGTTTGTATCGCGGCAGCCGGTTATATTATCAATGACTATTTTGACCTGAATATTGACCAGGTAAATAAACCCGATTCCATAGTGATTCAAAGAATCATTAAAAGGCGTTGGGCTATCATCTGGCACCTGGTATTATCCTTTATTGGTGTTGGATTGGCTTTTTACCTGTCATGGCAGCTGAAAAACCCTGTGATCGGATTTGCAAATTTCGGTTGTGTTTTAATGTTATGGCTATACTCCACCTCTTTTAAAAAACAATTGCTGATTGGTAATGTGCTTATATCAATTCTAACAGCCTGGGTAATACTAGTGATTTATTTCGCTGAATTAAGTGTCAGCAGGTTTGGTGAACCACTGTACAGGGATACCATAAAATCCGTATTTAAATTCACCATAATCTACAGCAGTTTTGCCTTTATTATATCATTAATCAGGGAAGTTGTTAAAGACATTGAAGACAGGGAAGGTGATGCCCGTTATGGTTGTCGCACAATGCCCATTGTCTGGGGAGTTCCGGCTACCAAGATGTTTGTAATGGTTTGGCTTTTCGTATTAGGTACAGCATTGCTCATCATACAATTATATGGACTGCTGAAAGGCTGGTGGATCGGGTCGCTATACTGCATAGGATTAGTGATCTTACCCCTTGTCCATATTCTGTTGAAATTGAAAGCTGCAAACACTACTGACCAATTTCACCAGCTGAGTTCTAAAATCAAGTGGGTTATGCTGGCCGGGATCTTATCTATGGTTTTCTTTAAATGGTACCTGTAA
- a CDS encoding protein-L-isoaspartate(D-aspartate) O-methyltransferase — protein MRTFEDSYRHKGLRKKLVDLLRAKGITDERVLEAINTIPRHFFLDSAFDEKAYEDKAFPIAVGQTISQPYTVAYQSQLLDIRPYEKVLEIGTGSAYQACVLAEMGAQVFTIERQRALFDQNKLSPHLKKYPKIKFFYGDGFDGLPTYAPFDKVLITAAAPYIPEKLITQLKVGGKMVIPLGEGSVQKMLRLTKKEDLTCNEEEFDNFSFVPMLEGKKQ, from the coding sequence ATGAGAACATTTGAAGACAGTTACCGGCACAAGGGTTTGCGGAAAAAATTAGTTGATTTGCTTCGGGCAAAGGGGATTACAGATGAAAGGGTCTTGGAAGCGATCAATACGATTCCGAGGCATTTTTTCCTCGATTCAGCATTTGATGAAAAAGCCTATGAGGATAAGGCCTTTCCAATTGCTGTTGGACAAACCATTTCACAGCCGTATACCGTTGCCTACCAGAGCCAGTTGTTGGATATCCGGCCATATGAAAAAGTGTTGGAAATCGGGACCGGCAGTGCCTACCAGGCCTGTGTACTGGCAGAAATGGGCGCCCAGGTATTCACCATTGAAAGACAGCGGGCGCTTTTCGATCAAAACAAGTTATCACCCCATCTCAAAAAGTATCCAAAAATCAAGTTTTTTTATGGCGATGGTTTTGATGGCCTGCCCACTTATGCACCATTTGATAAAGTGCTGATCACTGCAGCAGCACCCTATATTCCAGAAAAGCTCATTACACAATTAAAAGTTGGCGGCAAAATGGTGATCCCCTTAGGAGAAGGCAGCGTTCAAAAAATGTTACGACTTACAAAAAAGGAAGACCTGACCTGCAATGAGGAGGAATTTGACAATTTCTCATTTGTGCCCATGCTGGAAGGGAAAAAACAATAA
- a CDS encoding (Fe-S)-binding protein, producing MHFVQQILFVLLAAVAIWFFSKKIREIRRNILLGKEEDFTGNPAQRWRNVVLLALGQKKMFANPLVAVMHLVIYAGFIIINAEVLEIVLDGLLGTHRLFAGALGGLYSFLINCFEWLALGVLVVCIIFLLRRNVLKIKRFISKDLDGWPRSDANYILATEIILMTLFLTMNAADTTLQVRGTGHYAAQLTGDFAVSGWIKPLIAGFSDHSLVLLERTCWWLHIAGIFAFLNYLPFSKHLHILLAFPNAYYARLNPTGKMKNMPAIQNEVLYAMQPELAPTEAGETPSFGAKDVTDLSWRNLLDAYSCTECGRCTAACPANITGKILSPRKVMMDTRDRLEEVGKNITANGQFVADGKTLLHNYISVEELRACTSCNACVEACPVSISPLEIIFELRRSLVMEESNSPQEWNAMFSNVENNFAPWKFSPDERDAWVNS from the coding sequence ATGCATTTCGTGCAACAAATTCTTTTCGTTTTGCTGGCGGCGGTGGCCATCTGGTTTTTCAGCAAAAAAATCAGGGAGATCCGTCGTAACATCCTGTTGGGAAAAGAGGAAGATTTTACCGGAAATCCCGCGCAAAGATGGCGTAATGTAGTGCTGCTTGCGCTGGGGCAGAAGAAAATGTTTGCCAACCCACTTGTTGCTGTCATGCACCTGGTAATTTACGCCGGATTTATCATCATCAATGCCGAAGTGCTGGAAATTGTGCTGGATGGTTTGCTGGGAACCCATCGTCTTTTTGCCGGTGCATTGGGTGGATTGTATTCTTTTCTGATCAACTGTTTCGAATGGCTGGCACTGGGTGTACTGGTGGTTTGTATCATTTTCCTGCTGCGACGGAATGTCCTGAAAATAAAACGTTTTATCAGTAAGGATCTTGATGGCTGGCCCCGAAGTGATGCAAATTATATCCTGGCCACCGAGATCATCCTGATGACTCTTTTCCTTACCATGAATGCGGCCGATACAACACTCCAGGTGCGTGGAACTGGTCATTATGCGGCCCAGCTTACCGGCGATTTTGCGGTTTCAGGATGGATAAAACCCCTAATAGCCGGTTTTTCAGACCATTCCCTGGTCCTGCTTGAAAGAACCTGCTGGTGGCTGCATATTGCCGGGATTTTTGCCTTCCTGAATTACCTTCCTTTCTCAAAACACCTGCACATTTTACTGGCATTTCCCAATGCATATTATGCCCGTCTTAATCCCACGGGCAAGATGAAAAATATGCCGGCCATACAAAACGAGGTCCTCTATGCCATGCAGCCTGAACTTGCGCCAACTGAAGCCGGGGAAACGCCTTCATTCGGTGCGAAGGATGTTACCGACCTCAGCTGGCGAAACCTGCTCGACGCCTATAGCTGCACTGAATGTGGCCGTTGTACAGCTGCCTGTCCGGCCAATATCACAGGAAAAATATTATCACCACGGAAGGTCATGATGGATACCCGTGATCGCCTGGAAGAAGTTGGCAAAAATATTACTGCCAACGGCCAGTTTGTTGCTGATGGAAAGACGCTCCTCCATAATTATATCAGTGTAGAGGAATTACGAGCCTGCACTTCCTGTAATGCCTGCGTGGAAGCCTGCCCGGTGAGTATCAGCCCACTTGAAATCATCTTCGAACTTCGCCGTTCCCTGGTAATGGAAGAAAGCAATTCGCCACAGGAATGGAATGCTATGTTCAGCAATGTTGAAAACAATTTTGCCCCCTGGAAATTCAGTCCGGATGAGCGCGATGCCTGGGTTAACAGTTAA
- a CDS encoding Rossmann-like and DUF2520 domain-containing protein, translating to MKIVLIGTGNAGKILGEQFVQSGHTILQLYGRDPAKAAALSRLYNCPAISNLADLTPMADLYLVAVSDDAIPEIAGQMQLSHQLVVHTAGSVSREVLKNTSTEYGVLYPLQSLQSASTKKPAIPFLIDASSRASLTKLQELVVSLGSGYQVCTDDQRLGMHLAAVWVNNFPNLLYAIAYRICQEKGLDFTLLRPLLIETAERIGETDPLALQTGPAIRNDQDTLHRHRDLLHLHPSWLELYQKLSTEIQQMGKRYSTG from the coding sequence ATGAAAATTGTTTTGATTGGAACTGGTAATGCGGGGAAGATATTAGGGGAGCAGTTCGTTCAATCGGGCCACACCATTCTTCAGCTATATGGCAGGGACCCGGCAAAAGCTGCAGCATTATCCAGGCTATACAATTGTCCGGCTATTTCCAACCTGGCTGATCTTACCCCCATGGCCGATCTTTACCTGGTCGCTGTTTCGGATGATGCCATTCCGGAAATAGCTGGACAAATGCAGCTTTCACATCAATTGGTTGTACATACGGCGGGATCGGTTTCCAGGGAAGTATTGAAAAATACATCAACAGAATACGGTGTTTTATATCCTTTGCAAAGTCTACAAAGTGCCTCCACCAAAAAACCGGCTATCCCTTTTTTAATTGATGCTTCTTCCCGGGCGAGCCTTACAAAATTACAGGAGTTGGTGGTGTCGTTGGGATCAGGATACCAGGTTTGCACGGATGACCAACGACTAGGTATGCACCTTGCTGCAGTTTGGGTAAATAATTTCCCAAATCTTTTATATGCTATTGCTTACCGCATCTGCCAGGAAAAAGGGCTTGATTTCACCTTGCTAAGACCTTTGCTCATTGAAACAGCTGAAAGGATCGGGGAAACAGATCCCTTAGCCTTGCAAACAGGTCCGGCAATCAGAAACGACCAGGATACGCTGCATCGTCATCGGGATTTACTGCATTTGCATCCCAGCTGGCTGGAATTATACCAAAAGCTCAGTACTGAAATACAACAAATGGGCAAACGCTATTCCACTGGCTGA
- a CDS encoding phospho-sugar mutase — MDQKIQEKVDQWLNGNYDSATKESIQQLAASNPAELADSFYRNLEFGTGGLRGIMGVGSNRMNKYTIGVATQGFANYLKILYPTGEIKVAIAHDSRNNSRFFAETTANVFGANGIKVYLFEALRPTPELSFTIRHLGCQGGVVCTASHNPKEYNGYKAYGSDGGQLVPPHDTNVIIEVEKIKSVDEVKWTGGEANITLIGKEIDDAYLSMVKGLSVYPDVIARQKDLRIVYTPIHGTGITLVPQILQRFGFNNVTIVEEQSVPDGNFPTVGYPNPEEADAMAYGLKKAKEIDADILLGTDPDSDRVGIGVKDNDGNWVLMNGNQTAVLAFNYMIEARKAKGLARPNDMVVKTIVTTDLIDEIARQNDITCYNVLTGFKWIAELIKAKEGKENYVVGGEESYGLMVGSQIRDKDAISAVAILCEMAAYEKDKGRSLYQKLIDLYVQYGYYKESLISITKKGMDGQAQIAAMMEGYRTHPPKTINGSPVTQLLDYELQKGLNPQTGEEWAIDLPKSNVLQFILEDDSKISARPSGTEPKIKFYFSVNTVLANAGAFKATEAEMTEKIKGIIADLKL, encoded by the coding sequence ATGGACCAAAAGATTCAAGAGAAAGTTGACCAATGGCTTAATGGTAATTACGATTCAGCCACTAAGGAAAGTATTCAACAACTGGCAGCCAGTAATCCTGCAGAATTAGCCGATTCATTTTACCGCAACCTTGAATTTGGTACCGGCGGTCTTCGTGGTATCATGGGTGTTGGATCGAACAGGATGAACAAGTATACAATCGGTGTGGCCACCCAGGGTTTCGCCAATTACCTTAAAATATTATATCCGACGGGTGAAATCAAAGTGGCCATTGCTCATGACAGCCGCAATAACAGTCGTTTTTTTGCGGAAACAACGGCCAACGTATTTGGCGCCAATGGCATTAAAGTGTATTTATTTGAAGCTTTGCGCCCGACACCGGAACTCAGTTTTACTATCAGGCACCTGGGCTGCCAGGGTGGTGTTGTATGTACAGCATCACATAATCCAAAGGAATATAACGGATATAAGGCATATGGAAGTGATGGCGGACAATTGGTTCCGCCCCATGACACAAATGTGATCATTGAAGTGGAAAAGATCAAGAGTGTGGATGAAGTAAAATGGACCGGTGGTGAAGCAAATATTACCCTTATCGGAAAGGAAATAGATGACGCATATCTCTCCATGGTGAAGGGTTTGAGTGTTTATCCGGATGTGATTGCCAGGCAAAAAGACCTGCGCATTGTTTATACGCCTATACATGGCACTGGCATTACACTTGTACCGCAAATTCTCCAAAGGTTTGGATTTAATAATGTGACAATCGTTGAAGAACAAAGCGTGCCGGATGGTAATTTCCCAACTGTAGGTTATCCCAATCCGGAAGAAGCAGATGCCATGGCATATGGGCTTAAAAAAGCTAAGGAAATAGATGCTGACATCTTATTGGGTACTGATCCCGATAGTGACCGTGTAGGGATTGGCGTGAAAGATAATGATGGCAACTGGGTTTTGATGAATGGTAACCAGACAGCCGTTCTCGCCTTCAATTACATGATTGAAGCAAGAAAAGCCAAGGGCCTGGCAAGACCGAATGATATGGTCGTAAAGACTATTGTGACCACCGACCTGATCGACGAGATCGCACGGCAAAATGATATCACCTGCTATAATGTATTGACCGGGTTCAAATGGATTGCAGAATTGATCAAGGCCAAAGAAGGTAAGGAAAACTATGTGGTGGGGGGTGAGGAAAGCTATGGCCTGATGGTTGGATCGCAGATCAGGGATAAGGATGCGATCAGTGCAGTAGCTATCCTTTGCGAAATGGCTGCCTATGAAAAAGATAAAGGGCGGAGCCTTTACCAGAAGCTGATCGATTTATACGTGCAGTATGGGTATTATAAAGAAAGCCTTATATCGATTACTAAAAAAGGAATGGATGGCCAGGCACAGATCGCCGCAATGATGGAAGGTTATAGAACGCATCCACCTAAAACGATTAATGGATCTCCGGTTACCCAGTTGCTTGATTATGAATTGCAAAAGGGGCTTAATCCCCAGACAGGTGAAGAATGGGCCATTGACCTTCCCAAAAGCAATGTGCTGCAATTTATCCTCGAAGATGACAGTAAGATTTCAGCCCGTCCAAGCGGAACCGAACCAAAGATCAAATTTTACTTCAGCGTCAATACAGTTTTAGCCAATGCCGGCGCCTTTAAAGCCACTGAAGCAGAGATGACCGAAAAAATCAAGGGCATTATCGCCGATTTGAAATTATGA
- a CDS encoding phosphoribosyltransferase family protein: MTTDRKYILDASAAAKKLERMAYEIAEQLVGEKSPIILAGIRDNGVVMAKILARQLKEIAALETEIIEISLDKRHPGEIILNTSQRFDDKIIILVDDVTNSGKTLLYALKPFLHDHPKKIQILTLVERTHKAFPVKADYVGISMATTLQDHIYVEVGDDLVTGAYME, translated from the coding sequence ATGACAACGGATCGAAAATACATACTGGATGCATCCGCAGCAGCAAAGAAACTGGAACGGATGGCTTATGAAATTGCTGAACAACTGGTGGGTGAAAAATCGCCTATCATCCTGGCAGGAATTCGCGATAATGGCGTAGTAATGGCAAAAATCCTGGCCAGGCAATTAAAAGAAATTGCTGCTCTGGAAACTGAGATCATAGAGATATCACTGGACAAGAGGCACCCCGGCGAAATCATCCTGAATACCAGCCAGCGTTTTGATGATAAAATCATTATACTGGTGGATGATGTAACAAATAGCGGGAAGACACTTTTATATGCCCTGAAGCCTTTCCTGCATGACCATCCGAAAAAAATACAGATCCTTACACTGGTAGAACGCACGCACAAGGCATTTCCCGTGAAAGCGGATTATGTTGGCATCAGCATGGCCACAACTTTGCAGGACCATATCTATGTAGAAGTGGGGGATGACCTGGTTACCGGGGCGTATATGGAGTAA
- the iscX gene encoding Fe-S cluster assembly protein IscX translates to MAHYEPPIHWNDYEDIALKLYEKFGDDFNEGKIYRIRFTELIEWVLSLPNFAGKREECNEGHLEMIQSSWVYEWRDNQK, encoded by the coding sequence ATGGCTCATTATGAACCTCCTATTCACTGGAACGATTATGAAGACATCGCGCTAAAACTCTATGAAAAGTTTGGCGATGATTTCAATGAAGGAAAGATTTACCGGATCAGGTTTACAGAATTAATTGAATGGGTACTTTCTTTACCCAATTTTGCGGGAAAGCGCGAAGAGTGTAATGAAGGGCACCTTGAAATGATCCAGAGTTCCTGGGTATACGAATGGCGTGATAACCAGAAATAA
- a CDS encoding KdsC family phosphatase, which yields MSLLERFKEITTFVFDVDGVLTDGTLWIHDDGEMVRRMNIKDGYALQLAIKKGYRILVISGGTSAAVVHRLAKLGVRDVFMQVEQKTGVLQDYCANHHITTSEVLFMGDDIPDYGMMQLAGLACAPADAVAEIKQLAQYISPFAGGHGCVREVIEKVMKLRGDWAIDTSVSSK from the coding sequence ATGTCATTATTAGAAAGGTTTAAAGAAATCACCACCTTTGTTTTTGATGTTGATGGTGTGCTGACCGATGGAACGCTGTGGATCCATGATGATGGGGAAATGGTGCGCCGCATGAATATCAAGGATGGTTATGCGCTGCAACTGGCCATCAAAAAAGGATACCGGATCCTGGTAATTTCTGGTGGAACCTCTGCAGCAGTAGTGCATCGCCTCGCAAAACTCGGTGTTCGGGATGTATTCATGCAGGTAGAGCAGAAGACCGGGGTACTTCAGGACTATTGCGCTAACCACCATATAACAACATCGGAAGTTTTATTTATGGGGGATGATATTCCTGATTATGGGATGATGCAGCTGGCTGGACTGGCATGCGCACCGGCTGATGCAGTTGCCGAAATAAAACAGTTGGCGCAGTATATCAGTCCCTTTGCCGGTGGACATGGCTGCGTTCGGGAAGTCATTGAAAAAGTGATGAAGTTGAGAGGTGACTGGGCGATTGATACCAGCGTTTCCAGCAAATAA
- a CDS encoding 2Fe-2S iron-sulfur cluster-binding protein has protein sequence MYSITFKFEEKGLAPITLDNVSADQSILEIALKNNIELHHNCGGVCACSTCHLYLEKGEEFVDDITDKEEDFIDRAVNPRLNSRLGCQCVLHEGENGTIVVTLPDQTQFLGE, from the coding sequence ATGTATTCGATAACTTTCAAGTTTGAAGAGAAAGGATTAGCGCCAATCACACTGGACAATGTTTCTGCCGACCAGAGCATACTGGAAATAGCCCTTAAAAACAATATAGAATTACACCACAATTGTGGCGGAGTTTGTGCCTGTAGCACCTGTCACCTTTACCTGGAAAAAGGCGAAGAGTTTGTGGACGACATCACCGACAAAGAAGAAGACTTTATTGACCGTGCCGTAAATCCACGTTTAAATTCCCGGCTAGGTTGCCAATGCGTTTTACATGAGGGGGAAAATGGAACCATAGTAGTTACACTTCCCGACCAGACCCAATTTCTCGGGGAATAG
- a CDS encoding DUF2279 domain-containing protein — protein sequence MGCFTGFTTFAQDPQPPQKSIPPALTLDTSNIPWQEKITPAHPTSKSSRNKKVWLVSGAHAIVWTGTYIALNKAWYADYPKENFHTFNDFHEWNQMDKAGHIWTTYQLARISGAAWKWTGLPEKTAIWLGGGSALAFQSIIEIQDGFSQKWGFSWWDMAANTIGSGAYIAQELGWKEQRIQIKMGYWPYNYPEDLESRSNDLFGTGSIERILKDYNSQTYWISANLRRFIPVSHIPRWLNLSLGYSSDLMLGGMDNTWTDDQGNTVDRTDIPRIRRYYLSIDADLTRINTRSKFLRSLFSVCNAIKIPAPALEFNSDGKFRFHALHQ from the coding sequence TTGGGGTGTTTTACCGGTTTCACAACCTTTGCGCAGGATCCGCAACCACCGCAAAAAAGCATTCCGCCGGCTCTCACATTGGATACGTCCAATATTCCCTGGCAAGAAAAAATAACTCCAGCCCATCCGACCAGTAAGTCTTCCCGTAATAAAAAGGTCTGGTTGGTGAGTGGGGCCCATGCCATTGTTTGGACGGGTACCTATATCGCGCTCAACAAAGCCTGGTATGCCGATTACCCGAAAGAAAATTTCCACACATTCAATGATTTTCATGAATGGAACCAGATGGATAAAGCCGGACATATCTGGACCACCTACCAGCTTGCCCGGATTTCCGGTGCCGCCTGGAAATGGACCGGTCTTCCGGAAAAAACCGCTATATGGCTTGGTGGTGGTAGTGCCCTGGCCTTTCAAAGCATTATCGAAATCCAGGATGGTTTTTCCCAGAAATGGGGTTTCAGTTGGTGGGATATGGCCGCCAATACGATCGGATCCGGCGCATATATTGCCCAGGAATTAGGCTGGAAGGAACAAAGGATCCAAATCAAAATGGGCTATTGGCCCTATAATTACCCCGAAGACCTGGAGAGCAGAAGTAACGACCTGTTTGGTACCGGCAGTATTGAAAGAATTTTAAAAGATTACAATAGCCAAACCTATTGGATCAGTGCCAATCTGCGCAGATTTATCCCCGTTAGCCATATTCCCCGATGGCTGAACCTGTCCCTGGGGTATAGCAGTGACCTGATGTTGGGTGGAATGGACAATACCTGGACCGATGACCAGGGTAACACCGTTGACCGTACAGACATACCCCGTATCAGGCGTTATTATTTATCCATAGATGCAGACCTAACAAGGATCAATACGCGCAGTAAATTCCTGCGCTCTCTATTTTCTGTATGTAACGCGATTAAGATTCCAGCGCCTGCACTGGAATTCAATTCTGACGGGAAGTTCAGGTTTCACGCCCTGCACCAGTAA
- a CDS encoding alpha/beta hydrolase, whose translation MKLAQKLAINYLRARLNFTAVFSKRKAAEKAFEIFCTPYHRSKKKEAPIFEKAERLFVQVDGKQVFVYRWNKGGIRKVMILHGFESSANNFDRYISPLVKKGYEVIAADAPAHGNSEGKQISLPVYVKTIAAVCQQFGPIDSFMAHSFGGIAIVHYLESISHDDHIRIALIAPATETATAIDSLFRLLQLDEKVRSEFEKIIIERGGVSSDHYSIPRALKQIHARILWVHDEDDDITPISDVMPIMNQHPANIEFMLTKELGHRKIYRDNKVVRKVVEFL comes from the coding sequence ATGAAATTAGCACAAAAGCTGGCCATCAATTACCTGAGGGCCAGATTGAATTTTACTGCAGTATTTTCAAAGCGTAAAGCTGCGGAAAAGGCTTTCGAGATTTTTTGTACCCCTTACCATCGTTCAAAGAAAAAGGAGGCCCCCATTTTCGAAAAAGCAGAACGCCTGTTTGTCCAGGTTGATGGCAAGCAGGTATTTGTGTATCGTTGGAATAAGGGCGGTATCCGGAAAGTAATGATCCTGCATGGATTTGAATCCTCGGCTAACAATTTCGATCGGTATATCAGTCCGCTGGTGAAGAAAGGATATGAGGTGATAGCCGCTGATGCACCTGCGCATGGAAATTCGGAAGGCAAACAAATAAGCCTTCCTGTTTATGTGAAAACAATTGCTGCGGTCTGCCAGCAATTTGGACCGATAGATAGCTTTATGGCGCACTCATTTGGTGGCATTGCGATCGTACATTACCTGGAATCGATATCCCATGATGACCACATTAGAATCGCACTGATTGCGCCGGCTACGGAGACTGCCACAGCGATCGACAGTCTGTTTAGGCTATTACAATTGGATGAAAAGGTCCGCAGTGAATTTGAAAAGATCATCATTGAAAGAGGCGGGGTATCTTCTGACCATTATTCTATACCTCGTGCGCTTAAACAAATCCATGCCAGGATTCTTTGGGTACATGATGAAGATGATGATATTACACCAATCTCCGATGTTATGCCCATCATGAACCAGCATCCGGCCAATATTGAATTTATGCTGACCAAGGAATTGGGGCACCGAAAAATTTACAGGGACAATAAGGTAGTCAGGAAAGTGGTTGAGTTCCTGTAA
- a CDS encoding SRPBCC family protein codes for MKRLYRILLWLAGIVTLLIIVGALLPGTAAVSRSVTIKAPAGHVFGVLNDLKTYNAWMPWNQLDPAMKIEFSPVTKGRGAYYTWKSDHPKVGNGKLSIIATEPGKLVNTSIEFGGFDRAATAGWELVENNGTTEVTRSMTTDLTHNPFNRWFGLFFDKMIGPDFEKGLAQLKSKIENGSLSVQEPSMTIDQQVRPAFLVLTIMDTAQASGDIGPKLQKAYGEMGKLMNAEKLMMQGMPLAWYYSDKAPYILEAAVAVDKLPANTAGRIHFRKMQAGNAVVAHYFGPYESVSIAYNRIADWIKSNNLKPNGAPYEVYIDDPTTKKSMYEVQTDIVQPVE; via the coding sequence ATGAAACGGCTGTACAGGATCCTGCTTTGGTTGGCAGGAATTGTTACTTTATTAATTATAGTCGGGGCATTACTGCCGGGAACTGCTGCCGTATCAAGGTCGGTTACGATCAAAGCCCCTGCAGGTCATGTTTTTGGCGTTCTTAATGACCTTAAAACATATAATGCCTGGATGCCCTGGAACCAGCTGGACCCAGCCATGAAAATTGAATTCTCACCTGTTACAAAGGGAAGAGGGGCTTATTATACCTGGAAAAGCGATCATCCAAAAGTCGGCAATGGTAAGTTGAGTATTATCGCAACGGAGCCGGGAAAACTGGTTAATACGAGTATTGAATTCGGTGGATTTGACCGTGCCGCTACTGCTGGTTGGGAATTGGTGGAGAATAATGGCACAACAGAAGTGACCAGGTCCATGACCACCGACCTCACCCATAATCCCTTTAACCGGTGGTTTGGACTCTTTTTTGATAAAATGATCGGGCCGGATTTTGAAAAAGGCCTTGCCCAACTCAAAAGCAAGATTGAAAACGGCAGCCTTTCAGTTCAGGAACCATCGATGACCATCGATCAGCAAGTAAGGCCGGCCTTCCTGGTGTTAACGATTATGGATACGGCACAGGCATCCGGTGATATTGGTCCGAAACTGCAGAAAGCCTATGGAGAAATGGGTAAGTTAATGAATGCAGAAAAACTCATGATGCAGGGTATGCCGCTTGCCTGGTATTATTCTGACAAAGCACCTTATATCCTGGAGGCAGCTGTTGCAGTTGATAAATTGCCTGCAAATACCGCTGGCCGAATACATTTCAGGAAAATGCAGGCTGGTAATGCTGTGGTTGCCCATTACTTTGGTCCATATGAATCCGTTTCAATTGCCTATAACCGAATCGCTGATTGGATAAAATCCAATAACCTGAAACCGAACGGAGCCCCTTATGAAGTATATATAGATGATCCCACAACCAAAAAATCTATGTATGAAGTACAAACCGATATTGTTCAGCCAGTGGAATAG